From Immundisolibacter sp., one genomic window encodes:
- a CDS encoding phage integrase N-terminal SAM-like domain-containing protein — MRTERAYAGWVKRYIHFHGKRHPAELVQEAVDAFLRSLAVERNVAAPA, encoded by the coding sequence GTGCGTACCGAACGTGCGTACGCTGGGTGGGTAAAAAGATACATTCATTTTCACGGAAAGCGCCACCCGGCGGAGCTGGTCCAGGAGGCGGTCGATGCGTTTCTGAGGTCGCTGGCGGTGGAACGCAACGTGGCGGCTCCAGCCTGA